A single Oncorhynchus tshawytscha isolate Ot180627B unplaced genomic scaffold, Otsh_v2.0 Un_contig_2731_pilon_pilon, whole genome shotgun sequence DNA region contains:
- the LOC112241234 gene encoding WD repeat-containing protein 88-like, with product MTWRNIDPLSLDETIDEGKEEKDVEKRRASVWEHQELAQIPIKVLRGHTDAVTGCHFCFDDTKVLTSSQDKTATLWDTESGAALLVFERGHLSNISECALIPDKKRLITASWDKTLNAWDLETGKIIWTAAQAGLLTSCSVSEDGKYVVSSSDLENAICLTSADTGERLFHIKDHHKSTITRCRFDPQSQHVASVSEDRTIKLWDLVSTQTTLSINSTHTNVISNCCFTANGRYLCTASWDKTLQLWDVQTGTFRSHGGLTLSKGHDGSVSSCTFSVDGSVLVSGAYDRTVAVWNMETLCKTLELKGHADWVTDVAISADKKWVASASKDTTVRLWNIEHSEEIPAVIETRKAQGMGYHILQCEECGKAFSISRLENSDLVTKCVFCRLKTETRSRLQPPPLLSSVLPIEDRNQIPSSTTSSVV from the exons ATTCCTATCAAAGTGCTGAGGGGTCACACAGATGCTGTCACCGGCTGCCACTTCTGCTTTGATGACACCAAAGTCCTGACCAGTTCCCAGGACAAGACGGCCACTCTGTGG GACACAGAGAGTGGCGCCGCGCTGTTGGTGTTTGAGAGAGGACATCTGTCCAACATCTCTGAGTGTGCCTTGATCCCTGACAAGAAAAG ACTGATTACTGCATCATGGGACAAGACCCTAAATGCATGGGACCTGGAGACTGGCAAGATCATT tGGACTGCAGCTCAGGCTGGTCTCCTGACCTCATGTAGCGTCTCAGAGGACGGGAAGTACGTAGTCTCCTCCTCCGACCTGGAGAATGCAATCTGCCTGACCTCAGCTGATACAGGGGAGAGGCTCTTCCACATCAAAG ATCACCACAAGTCTACGATCACGCGGTGCCGGTTTGATCCTCAGAGTCAGCACGTAGCCAGTGTCTCTGAAGACAGAACCATCAAACTGTGGGACCTGGTCTCCACCCAAACCACCCTCTCCATCAACAG CACCCACACCAACGTCATCTCGAACTGCTGTTTCACTGCTAACGGACGCTACTTGTGCACTGCATCATGGGACAAGACTCTGCAGCTGTGGGACGTCCAGACAGGAACGTTCCGTTCCCACGGTGGCCTGACCCTTAGCAAGGGACACGACGGATCCGTCAGCTCCTGCACCTTCTCTGTGGATG GGTCAGTCCTTGTGTCGGGGGCGTATGACAGAACAGTGGCTGTGTGGAACATGGAGACCCTCTGCAAGACCCTGGAGTTGAAG GGACATGCGGATTGGGTGACAGATGTGGCAATCAGTGCGGACAAAAAATGGGTGGCCTCAGCTTCCaag GACACCACTGTCAGGTTGTGGAATATAGAACACTCTGAAGAGATACCTGCCGTTATTGAGACCAGGAAGGCTCAGGGAATGGGCTATCATATCCTCCAG TGTGAGGAGTGTGGAAAGGCTTTCTCCATTTCTCGACTGGAGAACTCCGACTTGGTCACCAAGTGTGTGTTCTGCCGATTGAAGACAGAAACCAGATCCCGTCTTCAACCTCCTCCTCTGTTGTCTAGTGTTCTGCCGATTGAAGACAGAAACCAGATCCCATCTTCAACCACCTCCTCTGTTGTCTAG